A genome region from Rickettsiales endosymbiont of Stachyamoeba lipophora includes the following:
- a CDS encoding M48 family metalloprotease gives MKFVNYLVLCILLAFASHGEGLSIIRDAEIESYLNELTKPLFKAANLKAKTDIIIVNDHELNAFTIPGNKIFIHTGLIANCDSPEMLAGVIAHEIGHIIGGHFFSRQDVINKNNVLAVASTFLGLMVAGLNQEIGAGIAMGGTHSALSNIFAFTRSQESMADIAALDILKKTDISTKGLSSILRKIYAQERIVHSDNTYYRTHPLSMERINLIDKNSYLGTQLNNFNFKLIKSKITAYLAENNGHNLLKKIKHSNNPDDLYTKSILYLRQNKFQDSRVQLSQLIKAYPSYPYFYELAGIISFKQNQYDDFISNYEKAIKLTSNNILRIEFGTNLLSIYESTNNQKYFNLAFNHLLSALSTNPDYMTYYNIARAYNLKGDPCNSNYYLAKAALLIGDEKEAKFYANTALKQAGNNPKLKAKIQDLLK, from the coding sequence ATGAAATTTGTTAATTACTTGGTTTTATGTATTTTGCTAGCATTCGCTAGCCACGGAGAAGGTCTTTCAATAATTCGTGATGCTGAAATAGAATCTTATCTAAATGAACTCACTAAACCTTTATTCAAGGCAGCTAACCTTAAAGCTAAAACTGATATAATTATAGTTAATGACCACGAATTAAATGCTTTTACCATTCCAGGTAATAAAATTTTTATTCACACTGGCTTAATTGCCAACTGTGACTCACCCGAAATGCTTGCGGGAGTAATAGCTCATGAAATTGGCCACATAATTGGAGGGCACTTTTTTTCTCGTCAGGATGTTATTAATAAAAATAACGTTTTAGCTGTAGCATCTACCTTTTTAGGCCTGATGGTCGCTGGCTTAAACCAAGAAATTGGAGCAGGAATAGCTATGGGGGGCACACATTCAGCCTTGTCTAACATTTTTGCTTTTACCCGCTCTCAAGAATCAATGGCTGATATTGCAGCTTTAGATATTTTAAAAAAAACTGATATTTCTACAAAAGGGCTCAGTTCCATTTTACGTAAAATATACGCTCAAGAACGCATTGTTCATTCGGACAATACCTATTATCGTACTCATCCTTTATCCATGGAAAGAATTAATCTAATTGATAAAAATTCTTATCTCGGCACACAACTGAATAATTTTAATTTTAAATTGATAAAATCTAAAATTACTGCTTATCTAGCAGAAAATAACGGGCATAACTTATTAAAAAAAATTAAACATTCTAATAACCCTGATGATTTATATACAAAATCTATTCTTTACTTAAGACAAAACAAATTTCAAGATTCAAGAGTGCAACTCAGCCAATTGATTAAAGCCTATCCTAGCTACCCATATTTTTATGAGCTTGCAGGTATTATTAGTTTTAAACAAAATCAATACGATGATTTTATTAGTAATTACGAAAAAGCTATTAAACTTACTTCCAACAATATTTTACGAATTGAGTTTGGCACTAATCTCTTATCAATTTATGAATCTACCAACAATCAAAAATACTTTAATTTAGCTTTTAACCATCTATTATCAGCTTTAAGTACGAATCCTGACTATATGACTTATTATAATATTGCACGGGCTTATAATCTTAAAGGAGACCCGTGTAATAGTAATTATTATCTTGCTAAAGCCGCACTCCTTATTGGTGATGAAAAAGAAGCTAAATTTTATGCCAATACTGCCTTAAAGCAAGCTGGTAATAATCCTAAACTTAAAGCTAAGATACAAGATTTGCTAAAATAA
- a CDS encoding FTR1 family protein: MFAIFAVVFRELLEVIFILNLVLVATAEIPTRTKYIITGLLIGILGSSILTYYSGSIDTMADGMGQELVNGLTLAFTALMIATAIIWINKNASQTSTKIKNISYNITVGTKSIKSLVWLVAFLIFREGSELGIYLTSIIRTHSYPLSEILLSVLLGVLSVSLVSFIFYKTSLIFLRKYIFKLTNFLLILVACSLASQAANFFIAAGILPELINNFWDSSQFISLNSTLGKTLNILIGYDDRPTLMSFLFYIITFIIIISGIKFSNKTFKHS; encoded by the coding sequence ATGTTTGCTATTTTTGCTGTTGTATTTAGAGAATTATTGGAAGTAATTTTTATTTTAAATTTGGTGTTAGTAGCTACCGCCGAAATTCCAACTCGAACGAAATATATAATTACCGGCTTACTTATAGGGATATTAGGTTCTTCTATATTAACTTACTATTCTGGCTCAATTGATACTATGGCTGATGGCATGGGTCAAGAATTAGTAAATGGACTAACCCTTGCCTTTACAGCATTAATGATTGCTACAGCTATAATTTGGATTAATAAAAATGCCAGCCAAACTTCTACTAAAATTAAAAATATTTCTTATAATATTACAGTAGGTACTAAAAGCATTAAGTCCCTTGTATGGCTTGTAGCTTTTTTAATTTTTAGAGAAGGTTCTGAATTAGGCATATATTTAACTAGCATTATCCGCACTCACTCATACCCTCTTTCTGAAATTCTTTTAAGCGTCCTTTTAGGCGTGTTATCTGTTAGTTTGGTAAGTTTTATTTTTTACAAAACATCCTTAATCTTTTTAAGAAAATATATATTTAAGCTAACCAATTTTCTTTTAATTTTAGTTGCATGCAGTCTTGCATCTCAAGCTGCTAATTTTTTTATTGCAGCAGGTATTTTACCAGAGTTAATTAATAATTTTTGGGATAGTTCTCAATTTATCTCCCTTAATAGTACTTTAGGTAAAACTTTAAATATTTTGATAGGATATGACGATCGTCCTACGTTAATGTCATTTCTTTTTTATATTATAACTTTCATTATTATTATAAGTGGCATAAAATTTTCTAATAAAACATTTAAACATTCATAA
- a CDS encoding cupredoxin domain-containing protein, which yields MVKLLVFIFSMSFILNAQASEVQHYTLNIQNHRFEPEILELPSNTRIKLNIINHDKTPEEFESIDLKREKIILGNSKTTVSFGPLSPGEYIFFGDFHQDTAQGKIIIK from the coding sequence ATGGTTAAATTATTAGTTTTTATATTTTCTATGAGTTTTATATTGAATGCTCAAGCTAGTGAGGTTCAGCACTACACCTTAAACATACAAAATCATAGATTTGAACCTGAAATTTTGGAACTTCCTTCCAATACTAGAATTAAACTAAATATTATTAATCATGATAAAACACCTGAAGAATTTGAAAGTATTGACTTAAAGCGCGAAAAAATTATTTTAGGAAATAGTAAAACTACTGTTTCATTTGGTCCATTATCTCCTGGAGAATATATATTTTTTGGTGATTTCCACCAAGACACCGCCCAAGGAAAAATTATTATAAAGTAG
- a CDS encoding flagellar motor protein MotB, which yields MEFTKENTVSNNSLAILIKNSEASSEEQPKVWLIIFNDLLSLILCFLVLLYMSYTPDHKKWEALGSAIKMTFSLKNFGEFSINKKTQQEIDKSLNVQSFSKNYLEKLIYLKFSEQPSLLKYKIKIIEDNLVIDLTNKEGNIILTNEFIKDLQKLSEIFITLRQYRFSCISIEKDGLLNKFEEYHEDFEQIVKILNDNGVKTELDITYKFQSDQQPIRGILIKNDNHN from the coding sequence ATGGAATTTACCAAGGAAAATACTGTATCTAATAACAGCTTAGCTATATTAATTAAAAATAGCGAGGCGTCATCAGAGGAGCAACCAAAAGTCTGGCTAATCATATTTAATGATTTATTGTCATTAATATTATGTTTTTTGGTACTACTTTATATGAGTTATACTCCAGATCATAAAAAATGGGAGGCATTAGGCTCAGCAATTAAGATGACTTTTTCATTAAAAAACTTTGGTGAGTTTAGTATCAATAAAAAAACTCAACAAGAAATAGATAAAAGTTTAAATGTACAATCATTTTCAAAAAATTATTTAGAAAAATTAATATATTTAAAATTTTCTGAGCAACCCTCCTTATTAAAATATAAAATTAAAATCATTGAGGATAATTTAGTTATAGATCTTACCAATAAAGAAGGAAATATTATATTAACCAATGAATTTATCAAAGATTTGCAAAAATTATCTGAAATTTTTATAACCTTACGTCAATATAGATTTAGTTGTATTAGTATTGAAAAAGATGGATTGTTAAATAAATTTGAAGAATATCATGAAGATTTTGAACAAATAGTAAAAATTTTAAATGACAACGGTGTTAAAACGGAGTTAGATATAACTTATAAGTTTCAAAGTGACCAACAGCCAATAAGGGGTATTTTAATTAAAAATGATAATCATAATTAG
- a CDS encoding tetratricopeptide repeat protein has product MIIIIRILSFLIVGINLVFAADVKTITKPISNGIRIIFIVNDPKVFDITENNSKIIVNLGADTPSFINLNHNIIKNTTKNGNDIVIELNNQARFRKFISDKFVGLDIISINKPIDETFSQKETSQSQNNIDLKQPKITPLNQGTKKTSKRLENKATSLGKLLAGSTERGLAHPKEPVQVKEQFASPATIPEIKNTKVSSANIDIKVDNKESLSPQNIIKFDQNNERLIISFPWDHIVPAVSFNRGDNFYIIFGSYHNPPVIPKDIPYDIGNIEFVTKDGFVIYKFRIQQNNLDLVRSNNTWHIVIPNDRNKKRIPTKLKPYDFEDSDLVIDIPYADKYLEFTDPLIGDQLLIYPLANDLYYVDQTIASSDYEIINTFQGIVIVKNNDQLRTEVTSHKVKLFSPSSKKRAYGANKFQNQNSFFDFGNWSKVKDHQFDDQLNNLFLKVSNSSKEQKSIYRLEIAKHYFKNKFLSEAVAMLNFMEKSDPYFCDKVPEVKIFKAASEYLMGRYQSSKQTWDEIDFDPLPPKFHNELFSWIAANQQKINPEFSKYQINFLTYQNFYFVNYPDELKNQFALQELESNLAIKNLPQAGKLITYLSLQKLKNSNDLEYLKGVYYYLSGNNKKAEVILNKLSANYEDPKNRFKAVLKLVETKLNNKELNQNQAIELLNKVKFTWRGDEIEVSYLELLAELYWETKQYDKALLSWKQIVNNFSSSPSSILVASKMSESFADLISNEQKYLADDFTIVAIFNEFQELTPLGKLGDQVNRSIIAKVVKLDLLEQASSLLNHQIKFRTEGETRNNLIADLAYVQIINSKPREALETLNLSLDQPLNKELEKRYFYLKIKALINAGLTNEALDMIGYRDDEQSLALRMDILWSNKDWNNIKKYYDPLSEALWEFSIPPSETQQRMIVKLAVAYAKLNDHVAVKRIAERFLDKINPASPGWEVLNFIARDTQKLDIKSIDKNLGVDQFELFLKEYHQRIINQSL; this is encoded by the coding sequence ATGATAATCATAATTAGAATATTATCATTTTTAATTGTAGGTATTAACCTTGTTTTTGCAGCAGATGTAAAAACAATCACTAAGCCTATATCTAACGGGATAAGGATTATATTTATAGTAAATGATCCTAAGGTTTTTGATATTACAGAAAATAATTCTAAGATTATAGTTAACTTAGGTGCTGATACCCCAAGTTTTATAAATTTAAATCACAATATAATTAAGAATACTACCAAGAACGGTAACGACATAGTTATAGAGCTAAACAATCAAGCTAGGTTTAGAAAGTTCATAAGTGATAAGTTTGTCGGGCTAGATATTATCAGTATAAATAAGCCAATTGATGAAACATTCTCCCAAAAAGAAACCTCACAAAGTCAGAACAACATCGATTTAAAGCAACCTAAAATCACACCCCTTAATCAAGGCACAAAAAAAACTAGCAAGAGGCTAGAGAATAAAGCTACAAGCCTTGGTAAACTTCTAGCAGGAAGTACAGAAAGGGGTTTGGCACATCCTAAAGAGCCAGTTCAAGTTAAAGAGCAATTTGCAAGCCCAGCTACTATACCAGAGATTAAAAATACCAAAGTTAGTAGTGCTAATATTGATATTAAAGTAGATAATAAAGAGTCTTTATCTCCCCAAAACATCATTAAGTTTGATCAAAATAATGAGCGGTTAATTATTAGTTTTCCTTGGGATCATATTGTACCGGCAGTAAGTTTTAATCGAGGGGATAATTTTTATATTATATTTGGTAGTTATCATAATCCTCCTGTAATACCCAAGGATATTCCTTATGATATAGGTAACATAGAGTTTGTGACTAAAGATGGTTTTGTGATTTATAAATTCCGTATACAACAAAATAATTTAGATTTAGTAAGATCAAACAATACTTGGCATATTGTCATACCAAATGATAGAAATAAAAAGCGCATACCTACTAAATTAAAACCTTATGATTTTGAAGATAGCGACCTAGTTATTGATATACCCTATGCTGATAAATATTTAGAATTTACTGATCCATTAATTGGTGATCAATTATTAATCTATCCTCTGGCCAATGACCTATATTATGTTGATCAAACAATAGCTTCATCGGATTATGAAATTATAAATACTTTTCAAGGTATTGTGATAGTTAAAAACAATGATCAGTTAAGAACGGAAGTAACTTCTCATAAAGTTAAACTCTTTTCGCCAAGTTCAAAGAAAAGAGCTTATGGAGCTAATAAGTTTCAAAATCAAAATAGTTTTTTTGATTTTGGTAATTGGAGCAAAGTAAAAGACCACCAATTTGATGACCAACTAAATAACTTATTTTTAAAAGTTTCCAATTCTTCCAAAGAACAAAAATCAATTTATAGATTAGAAATAGCTAAACACTATTTTAAAAATAAATTTTTAAGTGAAGCTGTAGCTATGCTAAATTTTATGGAGAAATCAGACCCGTATTTTTGTGATAAAGTGCCTGAAGTAAAGATATTTAAGGCTGCAAGTGAGTATTTAATGGGGCGATACCAAAGTAGCAAGCAAACTTGGGATGAAATTGATTTTGATCCATTACCACCCAAATTTCATAATGAATTATTTAGCTGGATAGCTGCCAATCAGCAAAAAATAAATCCTGAATTTAGCAAATATCAAATTAACTTTCTAACATATCAAAATTTTTATTTTGTAAACTATCCTGATGAATTAAAAAATCAGTTTGCATTACAAGAGTTAGAATCAAATCTTGCTATTAAAAATTTACCTCAGGCTGGAAAGTTGATAACTTATCTCAGCTTACAAAAACTAAAGAACTCAAATGATCTTGAATATCTTAAAGGGGTTTATTATTACCTTAGTGGTAATAATAAAAAAGCTGAAGTAATTCTAAATAAGCTAAGTGCAAATTATGAAGATCCTAAAAATAGATTTAAAGCGGTTCTAAAGCTTGTAGAAACCAAGCTTAACAATAAGGAACTGAACCAAAATCAGGCTATTGAATTACTTAATAAAGTTAAATTCACCTGGAGAGGCGATGAAATTGAAGTGAGTTATTTAGAGCTTCTTGCGGAATTATATTGGGAGACTAAACAATATGACAAAGCCTTGCTTAGTTGGAAGCAAATAGTAAACAATTTTTCTTCAAGTCCTAGTAGCATTTTGGTGGCTTCCAAGATGAGTGAGAGTTTTGCAGATCTTATAAGCAATGAACAAAAATACTTAGCTGATGATTTTACGATAGTAGCAATATTTAATGAATTTCAAGAGTTAACGCCTCTGGGTAAATTAGGAGACCAAGTTAACCGTAGCATTATTGCTAAGGTGGTTAAGCTTGATTTACTCGAGCAGGCAAGCAGCCTACTTAACCATCAGATAAAATTCCGTACTGAGGGAGAAACTCGAAATAACCTTATAGCTGATTTGGCCTATGTACAAATTATCAATAGTAAACCCCGCGAAGCTCTTGAGACTTTAAATCTATCTTTAGACCAGCCTTTAAATAAAGAACTTGAGAAAAGATATTTTTATTTAAAAATCAAGGCTTTGATCAATGCTGGTCTTACCAATGAAGCACTAGATATGATAGGGTACCGCGATGATGAGCAATCTTTAGCGCTACGAATGGATATATTATGGTCAAATAAAGATTGGAATAACATCAAAAAATATTATGATCCTTTAAGTGAGGCGTTATGGGAATTTAGTATACCTCCTAGTGAGACTCAACAAAGGATGATAGTTAAGCTTGCTGTGGCCTATGCTAAATTAAATGATCATGTTGCAGTCAAAAGGATTGCTGAAAGGTTTTTAGATAAAATAAATCCTGCTAGTCCTGGCTGGGAAGTGCTGAATTTTATAGCACGAGATACTCAAAAATTGGATATAAAATCAATTGATAAAAATTTAGGTGTTGATCAATTTGAGTTATTCCTTAAAGAATATCATCAAAGAATAATAAATCAAAGCCTCTAA